Genomic window (Magnolia sinica isolate HGM2019 chromosome 6, MsV1, whole genome shotgun sequence):
TGATAGGACTGTTAGAACcgtaaaacaggcatatctcagcaaaccagaatgagttctgtaccatatatgattttggggtaggagaagttactttagctacccaacctactatgctgggttgcccatgccaaatttgcgagatttcatCAGATCGACAAtcaaaaatcctttttaattttgtttttactatttatactaagttttggtttgatcataactcttgatcctttgagttttaggattcgttcccaacatgaaaatggtttagaaaatttaggagaataacgtgattaggccaaattggacacttactatttttggccaaaaacatgAAGTGTAGTAGAAATCATGAcagtatataaatagtaagtttagtatttatagtaagtcacgaattttagggagttttgagttggagtttgattctgaaacttcttcttaggtttggtatcattatttaaagggttgtaaattcgtttatatcatcaatcaatctatttttgaatttattagaatttatttctattttctctctcctcATGAACCCGAGGAATCTCTCTGAGGAGTCCAAAAAAGCTCAGTGGACTCAGGAGTAAtaatccccttgaggaagacagtgattgacctcatcatgtccaccATCCCTGCGTCATGAGTGGACCAACTTTATTGTTGGGACAACATCTATATGATTGGggccatatgatggatggcttggatagttCCAGCCTAACATGCGGTGCCACAAAAATGGTATTCCTTGTAGTCGTGCATAGGCCTGGCAAAGCTGAATACAAGATATACATTACATTCCAAGAAAAATAAAAGCTCCCTTGGATTAAAATAAAAGGAATAATCTCCCTTGACcgtacacttgtggcccacctgacgagtggACTAGCCTACATTTGCTcgaggtgatcttcatggtgtgaCCCAACTTTTACAATAGCTCAGATGTCCTGCACACATGATATGTTTTACAAGGATCTGATGGGCCTGTCTTCTCTGTTTCAGGTCGTGGAATTGCCCGGAACGTCATCAGCATGGCTACTGGAGAGACTCAGATCATAGCCACCGGAGAATCACCAGCTGAAGAAGAGTCAGAGATTCCAGAAATCATGAAAACAGTACAAGAAGTAGTAAGGATTTATCTCTGTTATTGTTGTTGAATGATACAGCGAGAGACTCGACACGACATGCAGCCAGATCAGGTGGACTTAAATGCTTGACTGAGTCTTTATTCGACTCAActcaaatttaataaataaattaaaaaatatttgagataatgaaaaatatttaaaatgataCAAGTATTAAAATTGGAAAAATAAACAGGTGTGAGTTTGAACACCACTCCCctcaatatttttattaaaaaacataaccTCACTGGCAAGTGATTTAGAGTCAAGTCTTACCGGGTTGGATCCAAGTCAGTGATATGAGGGAGTTTCCTCatgactcagcttgaaatctcctcaatttgagttgactcagttgaagTATGAGTCAAATGAATTTTCAGATAGATTAGATATTTAGCAATCAGCATATTTTTCTAGTTGTAGCTTTTGAAATGTATCCTGAGCCGACAGTGCCACTAGGTCAATTGGACCGTCCTAAGTGCCCCGATGCAACTGAGAGCACTGTTACATGGTAGTGTGTAGTATTAGTATCATAACTAGCACTAACAAGCTACCCCATCTACAAGTCATTCAACATCAAGTTTCTGTTTTAGTCTTTCATCGGGGAAGCATGTCATGAGGAACTAAGAAGCAACCTactatttcatttttttgctACAGCAGCTGAATATTGAATTGTAATGCTAGTACTTGTGGAAGTGTGTGGTTAACACAGCTACCAAGAGACTTTGGAGAAAATGTCAAGTATTTAATCATGTGTGACATGTTAACTCGACTATGCTAGCATTGAATCCAATATTTCATGCCCTTATGGAGCAAGTAGAGGTTTATTACAACTTTATTCATCATATGGTTAGAAGCAAAGCTGTATAGTTGACTCATGTCTTTGGAAATGACCAAGCGGCGGATATTTTAATCAAAGAAATTAGCACAGATAAATTTAATTCTTCAAAAGAAGTTTGGGAATAAAGATACAAGTGAAACTTGACAATGAAAAAGAGTATTGAAAATCATTGCCTAGTCCTAATTTAATTAAGATAATTATTAAACAAGCTTTTATTAAGTTAAATTAAAAAAGTGATTAGTTTGTAAATTTCCTTTTTAGAGTTGTGGGTTAATAGGATTAGGAAATAAGAAGTCCCCATGGATACAAGCGATAGCTAAAACTTATACAGGAAGTGTAAAAAaatctaccccccccccccccgctctctctctctctctctctctctccactctgtTTGTCTTTTTCTTCCTTCATAGCCTTCCTCATCTGATTTTCTACAGAAATAAATGTtcttgcttgtgtgatttctgcAAAAATCAATGTATGGCTGATTGTCTGACTCATCATATGCATGTGATGTCATTTCTTGTGATTTCACGGTAGAGTTCACCCTTTTGAGGACTCACATCTTCCACAGAAGTGACACATAAGAGGAAAATAGAAACATTAAATGTTAAGTTGATATGACATTTCTCTAACAACAGCAGCAACTATAGCCATGTGACAATTTTGTTGTTCTAATTTGGAGGCAGTATTGATtctagcattttttattttttattttttgctatttaaTCATGTTCATGTAGTGGGACAAGATTGAAGACAAGTACGCAGTGACTGTACTTGCATTGGCTGTAGCCATCGCGTTGTGGGGCTCGGCAGGTTTGATCTCGGTGAGGACATGTGTCAATGCCCTTGTTCAATGTCACGGTTTGTTTTCTCCTATtgcaaaaaaattataaaagaaaaaaaaaatctctttttattACTGACAAAGCCTGTAATTTATTAGTATGGGTTCATATCTAAATccttctcatttcattttttagAGAAATGCTTCAGTGCTTGCAGAGAGCCCTACAAATTATAAGTGCTTCTACTTGCAGTGGTTGACAGTGATCAaatgaactgtccattaagtccatgACATTTTTTTACAGGCTACTAAAATGGGATGATCCAATCAATCCTTGATTTGACCTTATTTTATATAACCATCCTTTTTTCCAAGCTATGGATGATTTTGATCAAATGATGTCCAACCCATGAATCATAAGCAATCAGCAATGATGATCATCACTGATTAGGCCTATTTTTGTGCAAATGATGttgactgtccatattaaaggccatcGATTAAATGGTTGGTATTGGTCGAATTACGCGATCTTTTCCCATAAAAAAAgagttggacctaatgaacagactaGATCAATGAATCGACCTATGTTAGTGTCCCCATGCAACTAAGAACACTATGACTTGTTGTGCTAAGAAAGCATTAGAGCATCTCTTTATATTCTAAATGTAGTTTTCCTGATAGATGTTACTTTCTAATGCAGGCAATCGATAGGCTTCCTTTAGTACCTGCCATTCTTGAACTCATAGGAATTGGTTATACAGGGGTATGTTGTAATGTACTCTTTTCTCCCGAATCATGTACTACAATTAAATTGGGAGGATGAAAAATACATAGAGAGTTCATATTGCCTACGTTGCCCATATGGTCACCTCTTGCGGCCCGCCCAATGGAACTCTCCATCTTCTTGGTGCCACAGTAATGAGCTATGATACAATAACTATGCTTCAAGAATGATTCTCACCCTTTGGAGCTAGATGTGAGCTCtcggaatatatatatatatatttcctacTCCACATTGATCTATACATATTGATGATCAGAAGAGTAGCACCCAAaacatgaacggttctgatcattagACCAGATCAGCATGTGGGCCTCATCAGGTGACACATGCTGGTGATCCTGAGTGGTAGGACATAGGCGAAATGAACTCATATATAAATATGTAGGACTATCACTGACTTAGGCTGAACGACTTGTGTCCCACCATTGGGTCATCCACCAAAATTTCCCAGatggaaaaatcctaaccctcTAAGATGTtgtaacaaaataataataataaatggttATGGAAGAAAACACAACAATGGCTCACATTCgagtgaaaagaaaaaaagaagaagaaaagaagaaagaaaaaccaaaaaaaaaaaatcacagctaTTTGTATGGTTAGAGATCAAGCACACAAACAGCCCTTAGCTGGGACCTAGGAATGGGCTGAGTAGCCTTCTCCAACTAATAGCCCAGCAATGTTTTCCCCTTTTAAGCTAGTTTATGAGGCTCATGGACTGGATTTGGGTCTATTCTTCTAGCATGAATCAGTGCACGAGCCCATTCTTGAAGGCCCATCTAGCTCTTAAACATAAGTCTGGGATGAATTGGCCCATACCCAGACTGTTGAACCCCTATGGATCATAGGAGCCTACACAGAGAGATTTAATATTgtggcagtgtgatggatgatacgtagGTGCAAAGAAATTAGTTatacaccatccaatctgttcatcaggtgaggcatgacccaaaactcaggtgggccacattaaaagAGTTTTTTAAACTGGTGTTTTTGTACGAATTCTTCCTTGTTTTCATTGATAGGTAGCCATAAATATGTATAGGAGGTATAGATCTAAAAATAGATTTACTATCAATTACAATCATAATCACAGACTAAACAAATCCTAATTACATTCAGTCAAATCTACATGATATGATACACTCAAtcaaataaatcaaatctaataTCTATCTATTATGCACCCAACCCGCTTCTGCGGACAAGCTAATCCTTGATGAGCTTGACTTGAAGAGAACAACAATGTGTAGAAGATAGGCATTTGGTGAAAACATTAGCCAATTGATTCAAATTGAATATATAAAGAGCAAAAAGCAATCCTTGGGCAACCCACTCACGAACAAAATGATAATCCATCTCTATGTGATGAATTCTAGCATGAAAGACAGGATTGACCACCATTGAATTGCAATAACATTGTCACACAGCAAGACTGGAACAGAAGATAGAAACACAAAATGATCGTGTACTACATATTGAACCCAGGAAATTTCTATGATGGAAACAGCTACAGAGTGGTGTTCAGCTACTATGGTAGACCAGGAAACATTAGGTTGCTTCTTAGGACACAATGTAATAAGATTAGGGCCAAGAAATAGATAGCCACTAGATGTGGATCTACCATCGCCAATGCAGCCAGCTCAATCAACATTTGAATAGCCATGAAGAGTTAAATTGGAGGATTTGGTGAAGGgtagtgacgcagggatgaacgtgatgaggataactactccgaatccacggagcttctctggactcctcacagagacttctcgaatccacgaggaaagaaagcagaaaatagaaataaattctaataaattcgaaattgattaattgatgaataaaaacgagttcacaaccctttaaataggggtaccaagcaatgggaaagaaatcagaatcaaactacaactcaaactcttagaatccgcgacttactataaatagtaaacttactatttatagacagtcgtgatgtctactaatgcgcaaggttttcggccaaaaatagtaagtgtcctatttggcttcaccaaaccgttctcctaattattctaagctcttttcacgttgggcgcaactcctaaagcccgacggatgaagagttataatcaaactaaaacttactatttatagtaaaagcgaaattaaaacggggaaacgaccatcgatccaggggtttttcgcaattccgggctgcgcaacccggcgtagctgggttggttggcttcagtagctcgttctaccccaaaatcatatattttacgtcagataactcattccggattgcaagatacgcccgatttaaggttcgatggtccggatcacttctgtcgtcgaccgggccttttctgatccatcttggccatgtaactgtccgcgacctgctctacatcagtctcctccacttcaaaagaactcgtcctcgagttctcgtcatgctctggttcatgatactcggttaggtccgtgacattgaaagtccgtgagatggccatgtcatctgggagatcaacaacataagcattgtcattgatctttcggatgattggtactggtccaatcttcttatttttcaacttgttgtacgtctcggtcggaaatctctctttgcgcaaatggaccataacgcggtcgcctacctcgaacactttttgtcgccgatgcttgtccgcttgttccttgtacttctcgttcgaagcatgtagcttggtcggacgcatggatgcccatgatcttgtctgccatatgttctgctgcaatgctcgtgcccaGGTTCTTGGGTAGAggaaccaagtcaagtgtgtggcgaggcactcgtccgtagataatctgaaacggtgatctccctgtcgagcggttcaccatattgttgaatgcaaactctactggggacaaggacaaatcccactacttcaatttttctcctgaaatacagcgaaggaggtttcccaatgtgtgattcacaacttcggtctgcccatcagtctgtgggtggtaagcactactaaattgaagtcgtgtatcgaatcgattccataaagtccgccaaaagtggctaatgaacttcgtgtcacgatcagaagtaatggtcttgggaaccccgtgtagccgaacgacctccctgaaaaataaattcgccacgtgtgttgcatcgagggtcttcttgcatgggataaagtgcgccatctttgagaaacgatctaccaccacgaacaccgaatccatgccgcgttgtgttcgtgggagaccaagtacgaagtccattgataaatcctcccaagggccgttaggcacaggtaacggggtgtagaggcccgtattctgagattgccccttagaggtctgacaaacatgacaacgttgtacggcttttcccacatcgcgtactaactgcggccagtaataccgctcttccacaagagctcgtgtcttgtctcgccccaggtgtccaccaaggccacctccatgtagctcctgaataatctgctccctcagagaactttgggggatgcacaatcgattccctttgaagagaaaatcgtcttgtatatgaaggtcactggggtgaccttcttgacacttcatccaagaatctttgaagtcctcatcctcggcatacagctccttgagacagtcgaagccgactacctcgttgctcattgttactagtagtgatgcacgacggctaagtgcatcagccaccttgttctgctgacttgtgcttcagaacgaacgtgaattcctgtaaaaacgcaacccatctagcatgcacacgattcacgttagtctgactattaataaactttaatgcttgatggtcagtgtacaaaacaaactctctttgaatcagataatgccgccaatgtcgtagcgcctgaacaactgcatacaactcaagctcataagtcgaccacttctttcgggcttcgctgagcttctcactgtagaaggctaccggcctgccttcctatgataatactcctccaattccgacatatgaagcgtcacactcaacctcaaacaatttatcgaaattaggaagcaccaagaccggtgttgtagacaaacgatgcttgatctcatgaaagctcttatcagctttatcggtccactggaacggtccttttttcatgcaatctgttataggcgcgactatggtgctaaaatctcgcacaaatcgacgatagaaagtcgccaacccgtgaaaactcctcacctcatgaatgtttgtcgggatcggccattccctaatagctcgcaccttttcatcgtccacacgaatgcctgtgaacattacaacaaatcctacaaataacaggctgtcagttaaaaaactacacttcttcaagttgaggtacaacttgttaatttgtaggacctgtagcacctgcctgagatgtttcctgtgctccgcctcatcctggctatatatcaatatgtcatcaaaatatactaccacaaatcggccagtgaacggttttagaacttgattcattaaacgcataaaagtacttggtgcgttcgataggccgaagggcatgaccagccactcatacaacccttccttggtcttgaatgccgttttccactcatcaccgggtcgaatacgaatctgatggtacccgctccttagatctagtttagagaacaccttggccccttctaacatatcgagcatgtcgtccaaccgtggtattgggaaccgatatttgatggtaattttgttgattgctcggctgtcgacacacatgcgccagctttcatcattttttgacgttaataatgctggtacggcacatgggctcatgctctctctcaagagacccttacggatcaattcctccacttgcccctgaagtatctcacactccttcggactcatccgataatgagggcgattgggcaggctagccccagggacgaggtctatgtgatgttggatgtccctcatggggggcaatccatcaggtaaatcttcaggccagacttctttgaattcgtttagcaacagtcttaaacttggagggatgtttgagggttcctcttcctcgcccttcaccactacagcgtatacctcgccggtttccttggattcttccataaaatcccgaatggtcaagagggaactcccctccactttagaggcttcggggtggttctctggtgccataggggcaaggattatttttcgactatccttgacaaatacgtaaacattatctcgtccccgatgggtcgcatcacggtccgactgccagggtcgaccgagtaacatatgacaagcttccatatcgaccacgtcacaaagtatttgatctttataatttttgccaattgaaaacgagatagtgcattgttcagttaccttggtctcattcaccttttttatccagccaattgagtacggggaaggatgtttcatcgttggtagccgcaacttgtccaccatcactcttgaaacgatgttctcgctactaccactgtctatgatcacatcacagacctttccattgacggtgcaccgagtacgaaatatattgtgtcgttgtggatgtaattcctttcgtggggcatacagcaatcgcctcacaactagaaattcgccacgatcctcgcccgtcatttcatcgccacctgctatttcttcagtgatttgttcatgttcatcaaagcgatggccTTCCTCTAcgacctcatcttcagtgcccccttcgtttatagtcaagtgtgctgcgggacgttgaggacaagtgtttgataagtggcctggttggccacagcggtaacaattgttcgaccttggccgagcataaggatttggaatcctactcggactcgctgttgtaggtgctgcacgttgaggcctggatgagccgctccccgtatcacggtttgcggttgtaggaagttgaggtactgggtcttttcctcgtggcagcactggatcctgcgtgggacccgtcatggggggtcgagttgaaggatatggacgagcaggagctcttgcaagttgtgtttctgccctactcgccaattgaactgcttcatccacagtcccgactgggtacatctgaactcggtcctgaattatcggtcgcaacccacctataaatcgcgccaccttctgtgactcagattctgacagatcgtttcgtgtagccagccgttggaattcttcagtataatctgtgacggttcgattttcttgtcgataattttgatattgctggaataatatctgctcataatcactggggagaaatcgagatcgaagaagacgtctcatccgtggccatgatgagatgggcgccttgttctggcgagctcgtgagagttgtaattgttcccaccatgcagaagcaccagattttaatttaaacgctaccaattttacccttttatgatctggcacgtccatataatcaaaatatctctctacttcggctagccaatcgagaaaatcttctatacgtaataaaccgttaaaactaggaagttcagccttacctcgatagtctctttcagcacgatctagatgatcacctccatggattggtcgtcgcgcaaaaccctcattaagatcctcgtcgctagaacttgaatcatctggtgtagccctgcggtttgccactggtagtgctttacgaaaatcggggtggtgtcgtacagcaaccatagGTGGTGGTGCATCGCCTAGGGCTcagggcggaagtagcgcattcgcaagatggtcgagggttacctgcagcccttgcatggtcaactgactctcccgatagaaagcttccattctttctgaaagataacgaatccctagatTATCATCCATAGAATTTTGATTCaaaccttcattgtttgccatcggttcggtccgattctggggtgaaactgtgacacagggatgaacatgatgaggataactactccgaatccacggagcttctctggactcctcacagagacttctcaaatccacaagtaaagaaagcagaaaatagaaataaattctaataaattcgaaattgattaattgatgaataaaaacgagttcacaaccctttaaataggggtaccaagcaatgggaaagaaatcagaatcaaactacaactcaaactcttagaatccgcgacttactataaatagtaaacttactatttatagacggtcgtgatgtctactaatgcgcaaggttttcggccaaaaatagtaagtgtcctatttggcttcaccaaaccgttctcctaattattctaagctcttttcacactggcgcaactcttaaagcccgacggatgaagagttataatcaaactaaaacttactatttatagtaaaagcgaaattaaaacggggaaacgaccatcgatccaggggtttttcgcaattccgggctgcgcaacccggcgtagctgggttggttggcttcagtagctcgttctaccccaaaatcatatattttacgtcagataactcattccggattgcaagatacgcccgatttaaggttcgatggtccggatcacttctgtcgtcgaccgggccttttctgatccatcttggccatgtaactgtccgcgacctgctctacatcagtctcctccacttcaaaagaactcgtcctcgagttctcgtcatgctctggttcatgatactcggttaggtccgtgacattgaaagtccgtgagatggccatgtcatctgggagatcaacaacataagcattgtcattgatctttcggatgattggtaccggtccaatcttcttatttttcaacttgttgtacgtcccggtcggaaatctctctttgcgcaaatggaccataacgcggtcgcctacctcgaacactttttgtcgccgatgcttgtccgcttgttccttgtacttctcgttcgaggcatgtagcttggtctgcacttctgcatggatgcccatgatcttgtctgccatatgttctgctgcaatgctcgtgcctgggtgcttgggcagaggaaccaagtcaagtgtgtggcgaggcactcgtccgtaaataatctggaacggtgatctccctgtcgagcggttcaccatattgttgaatgcaaactctgcttgagacaaggccaaatcccactgcttcggtttttctcctgaaatacagcgaaggaggtttcccaacgtgcgattcacaacttcggtctgcccatcagtctgtgggtggtaagcactactaaattgaagtcgtgtatcgaatcgattccataaagtccgccaaaagtggctaatgaacttcgtgtcacgatcagaagtaatggtcttgggaaccccgtgtagccgaacgacctccctgaaaaataaattcgccacgtgtgttgcatcgagggtcttcttgcatgggat
Coding sequences:
- the LOC131248701 gene encoding protein CURVATURE THYLAKOID 1B, chloroplastic-like — translated: MASTSATISLSSPSTLIDGKAPRQQHGPLHSITFHPSVGPTNRLQNRDARKTNTHCRGIARNVISMATGETQIIATGESPAEEESEIPEIMKTVQEVWDKIEDKYAVTVLALAVAIALWGSAGLISAIDRLPLVPAILELIGIGYTGWFVYRNLVFTPERETLINKIKDTYSNVIGSD